Below is a window of Candidatus Equadaptatus faecalis DNA.
CGTCTTCGACAAGCTTTGAAGCGGACGACTGCGCGTTAAGCGTCTCAAGAAAAGTTTTCCAAAGCGCGAGAATCTGAACGGGAGAATTTTTCTTTTTGACAGCACGGCAGAAATCCGCCAGTCTGCCGAACAGGTCAAGCACTTCTCCGTCGTTTTTCAAAGCCCGCTGCCAGCCTTCTTCTCCTTTCGGGAAAAGCCGCAGATATTTTCTTCTGTCAAAATCGTCCGGCGAAAGCAAAGGCTCGGAAAGCAGCGCAGCTGTTTCCCCCGTATCCCATTGCGAAACGCAGGCGTTCCATATAAGCTGCGGCAGTCTGCCCAAGGGAGTGTCAAGCACGGTGCCGCGCAGAACAACGTTGTACGGTATGTTGTAGCGGCGCAGTTCGTTTTCAATGCTGTCAAGCGTCTGCGGCGAGGCAAGTATACCAATCTGCCCGAAGTCGGAAAGGTCGCCAAAGCCTTCGGCAAGTCTCCCCCTGCCGAGCTTCCAAAGCGCAAGCTCACGAACAGCAGCCATATATTCAAGATTTGTATTGCCCGCTTCAAGTTTCCTGATTTTCAGAGGACTGACGTTTTTTTCGCAGGGCTGGAGCTCAGACATCTCGTCAAAAGCTGAAAGCTGCTGTATGCCGCCGCGGAAATTTTTGGCGGTCATTCCCGTACGGGGCATAAAATAGACACAGCAGCACATTCCGCCAAGCTGCTCAAACAGCTTGAGCTGATTTCCCGTAAAGGTGCTGAAACCGACAACGGCAAGAACCCTGTTTTTTAACGAACTGTTGTCGGAAACAAGCCGCTGCCTGAGTTTGTCAGGTATCTGAATTGCGTCTGCGAGGCCGTTTTGGTTCAGATAGTCAGTATATTTTCTGTACAAGCTGTACAAAATTTCTTCGGGTAACAAATCGTCTCCGCCGTCAAATCCGTCTGCAAGCTTTGTATATAACAGCTCAGGTGAAATGCCCTCTTTTATCAGAGTATGAATATTGTCGGACAGCAGCGTAACAAAGCCTGCATGCTCCATGCCGGCGGGAAACTTCCTGCCGTTGTTTTCGTTTTTGTATTCCTCAACGAGATATTTCAGTATCAGCTTATGGTCGGGAGGGTCGATAACACGAAGGGGTTTATCGTCTTTTTCAACGATTTTGCCGTATAACTCTCCGATTGTCACGATGACAGGACGCTCGCCAAAAACAGCTTTGCCTCCGGTTATAAGGTCTGTCAAGGTATCCTTGTCAAGCGTTGCAGGCACAAGAAAAAACACTTTCTGCCCGTACTTGCCATACAAAGCCGCAAGTTTTTCTGCCGCTTCGGATATTCTGAAATACGTGTAAAGTTCGCTCATAAACTATTTATGATGTTTTTCTGCCTGGTTTATCAGCAGTTTTCCAAGGTCAAACGCCTTCTGCAGATCCTTTGGGAACTGTTTCTCGCGCATTTCCGCCTTGTGTCCGGCGTCAAACATGGTGCAGACATAGTCTGCATAGTTGTCAAACTGATAGGTGTCACATGCGCAGAGCATTTCGCAGCTGCCGTAAAAATGTCCGAGAAAACGCTGAATAAGTCCGAAAGCACCGTCGGGGCGGTTATAATGCAGACGCACCATCATGTGACGGGGCACGTTCATTGTGAGAATAAGCCCGCAGGCGATTTTTTTGCCGACAAGGCTCTTGTTGTCGTTCGTGTACTGAAAAACGGGGAATATCATGCGCTCTATAAGCGCGCGCACTCCGCTTGAAACGTCGGAAAGATATACGGGAGAGCCAAGCACGAATGCGTCAACCGTCTTGATTTTTTCAAGCAACGGCGTAAGTCCGTCCTGCCAGCCGCATTTTCCGTAGCACGATTCATTGTTGTATTTGCACGCAAAACAGCTTCTGCAGCCCGTGAACGGCTCCAGCTCGTAAAGATTTACAAGCTCGGTTTCAGCG
It encodes the following:
- a CDS encoding flavodoxin family protein, whose translation is MKILAVNGSPRKGWNTSQMLESVLKGAASLGAETELVNLYELEPFTGCRSCFACKYNNESCYGKCGWQDGLTPLLEKIKTVDAFVLGSPVYLSDVSSGVRALIERMIFPVFQYTNDNKSLVGKKIACGLILTMNVPRHMMVRLHYNRPDGAFGLIQRFLGHFYGSCEMLCACDTYQFDNYADYVCTMFDAGHKAEMREKQFPKDLQKAFDLGKLLINQAEKHHK